A region from the Spiroplasma taiwanense CT-1 genome encodes:
- the aspS gene encoding aspartate--tRNA ligase, with protein MKRTHTCGQLTLKNVNQNVILQGWVAKIRKMGAMTFVDLRDRYGITQLVLDDSINLENIKSEYVIEVTGIVIERKSKNLEISTGEIEIKVSEINLINKSELTPFEIKNNIDSQEETRLTYRYLDLRRPEIQQKIITRSKMNHVIRNFFIENDFIEIETPIFGKSTPEGARDFLVPSRLNENKFYALPQSPQLYKQLFMISGFDRYFQIVKCFRDEDLRIDRQPEFTQIDMEMAFADKEDVMQIMEDLIKKVILEIKRIEIKDSIQRITWKESIDKYGNDKPDLRFNLEIETLNHLFKNTQIPLFSNLENKAIRAICVNSTLNKKELEELTQTAFQNSVNILGFAKYDLNDWTGSIGSKLSESEKKDLIKHFSITNNSTILFVVEEYFKASQAMGAIRNHVAKLENLINNDEMKLLWVVDFPLFEFSEEENRFVAAHHPFTMPSKSSLQNFEEEKASALAEAYDLVLNGFEIGGGSQRITDPIIQQKMFDAIGLTQSQVEQNFGWFINAYKYGAPNHAGCALGLDRICMILTSSNNIREVIAFPKNSSGVDSMTNAPDIVTQEQLDELSIKLK; from the coding sequence ATGAAAAGAACACATACATGTGGGCAATTAACTTTAAAAAATGTAAATCAAAATGTTATTCTTCAGGGTTGAGTTGCAAAAATTAGAAAAATGGGAGCAATGACTTTTGTTGATTTAAGAGATAGATATGGAATAACGCAACTTGTTCTTGATGATTCAATAAATTTAGAAAATATTAAAAGTGAATATGTAATTGAAGTAACTGGAATTGTAATTGAAAGAAAATCAAAGAATTTGGAAATTTCAACAGGAGAAATAGAAATTAAAGTTAGTGAAATTAACCTAATTAATAAATCAGAATTAACTCCTTTTGAAATTAAAAATAATATTGATTCACAAGAAGAAACAAGATTAACTTATAGATATTTAGATTTAAGAAGACCTGAGATTCAACAAAAAATAATTACAAGAAGCAAAATGAATCATGTAATTAGAAACTTTTTTATTGAAAATGATTTTATTGAAATAGAAACTCCAATATTTGGTAAATCAACTCCAGAAGGTGCTAGAGACTTTTTAGTTCCTTCAAGGTTAAATGAAAATAAATTTTATGCTTTACCTCAATCACCTCAACTTTATAAGCAATTATTTATGATTTCAGGATTTGATAGATATTTTCAAATTGTTAAATGTTTTAGAGATGAAGATTTAAGAATTGATAGACAACCTGAATTTACACAAATAGATATGGAAATGGCTTTTGCAGACAAAGAAGATGTTATGCAAATAATGGAAGATTTAATAAAAAAAGTAATTTTAGAAATTAAAAGAATAGAAATAAAGGATTCAATTCAAAGAATAACTTGAAAAGAATCAATTGATAAATATGGAAATGATAAACCAGATTTAAGATTTAATTTAGAAATTGAAACATTAAACCATTTATTTAAAAATACACAAATACCTTTATTTTCAAATTTAGAAAATAAAGCAATAAGAGCAATTTGTGTTAATTCTACTTTAAATAAAAAAGAATTAGAAGAATTAACACAAACTGCTTTTCAAAATAGTGTAAATATTTTAGGATTTGCAAAATATGATTTAAATGATTGAACAGGTTCAATTGGATCAAAATTAAGTGAATCAGAAAAAAAAGATTTAATTAAACATTTTTCAATAACTAATAATTCAACAATTTTATTTGTTGTAGAAGAATATTTTAAAGCAAGTCAAGCAATGGGAGCAATTAGAAATCATGTTGCAAAACTAGAAAATTTAATAAATAATGATGAAATGAAGTTACTTTGAGTAGTTGATTTTCCTTTATTTGAATTTTCAGAAGAAGAGAATAGATTTGTAGCAGCACACCATCCCTTTACAATGCCTTCAAAATCTTCATTACAAAATTTTGAAGAAGAAAAAGCTTCTGCATTAGCAGAAGCATATGATTTAGTTTTAAATGGTTTTGAAATTGGGGGAGGAAGTCAAAGAATAACAGATCCCATTATACAACAGAAAATGTTTGATGCAATTGGCTTAACTCAATCACAAGTTGAACAAAATTTTGGTTGATTTATAAATGCATATAAATATGGTGCTCCAAATCATGCAGGGTGTGCTTTGGGATTGGATAGAATTTGTATGATATTAACTTCAAGTAATAATATACGTGAAGTTATTGCCTTTCCAAAAAATTCATCAGGAGTTGATTCAATGACAAATGCACCTGATATTGTAACTCAAGAACAATTGGATGAATTATCAATTAAGTTAAAATAG
- the mobL gene encoding relaxase MobL, with translation MNWFFSFHNNTDNPHIHLAFFEKKATYPKKYSKTEFNYRYKYNLDKGTQAEINKNGSINLEYDRKSDFKLNLEKEIKLNSLNLKINNEIRDNLIFHFKDNINWHAMKQNINSWNTDQLIYNEIRNNYHDIVDKILDFNQKIKMKTNKFQNRLFYNSKDNSKSFKTMIDKLTNFLIEQSPELKYVFDEYITEINQYQEGLNQINETNSEDYVHNALYGNDGLYSRLGNHILKTIYKLKSAEENLSLFSDQLDKQKMSIIEKLLYMIKGFLYKEYHLTKKMRERTWMIVNQREKKRKE, from the coding sequence ATGAATTGATTTTTTAGTTTTCACAATAATACAGATAATCCTCATATTCACTTAGCTTTTTTTGAAAAGAAAGCAACATATCCTAAAAAATATAGTAAGACTGAATTTAATTATCGCTATAAATATAATTTAGATAAAGGAACACAAGCTGAAATTAACAAAAATGGTTCTATAAATTTAGAATATGATAGAAAAAGTGATTTTAAATTAAATTTGGAAAAAGAAATTAAATTAAATTCTTTAAATTTAAAAATTAATAATGAAATTAGAGATAATCTTATTTTTCATTTTAAAGATAATATTAATTGACATGCAATGAAACAAAATATTAATTCTTGAAATACAGATCAATTAATATATAATGAAATTCGAAATAATTATCATGATATTGTTGATAAAATACTTGATTTTAATCAAAAAATAAAAATGAAAACAAATAAATTTCAAAATCGTCTTTTTTATAATTCCAAAGATAACAGTAAATCATTTAAAACAATGATTGATAAGTTAACTAATTTTTTAATAGAACAAAGTCCTGAATTAAAATATGTTTTTGATGAATATATTACCGAAATTAATCAATATCAAGAAGGATTAAATCAAATTAATGAAACTAATAGCGAAGATTATGTTCATAATGCACTATATGGAAATGACGGACTCTATTCAAGACTAGGAAATCATATATTAAAAACAATTTATAAACTAAAAAGTGCAGAAGAAAATTTGTCTTTATTTTCAGACCAGTTAGATAAACAAAAAATGTCAATTATTGAAAAATTACTTTATATGATTAAGGGATTTTTATATAAAGAATATCATTTAACTAAAAAAATGAGAGAAAGAACATGAATGATTGTCAATCAAAGAGAGAAAAAACGAAAGGAATAA
- a CDS encoding DNA-3-methyladenine glycosylase I, whose protein sequence is MNRCQWAEGNEILKQYHDIEWGVCVYDDVKLFEILNLECMQAGLSWLIVLKKRNSYKIAFDHWNYKLIEKYDENKISLLMNNVEIIRSLNKIKAIIMNAKAFIEIQNEFETFSNYIWQFVNNKQIVNNYETINQVPAYSDLSNKISLDLKKRGFKYTGKTRIYSFLQACGIINDHIDKCDFKIK, encoded by the coding sequence ATGAATAGATGTCAATGAGCAGAAGGCAATGAAATTTTAAAGCAATATCATGATATTGAATGAGGAGTTTGTGTATATGATGATGTTAAGTTATTTGAAATTTTAAATTTAGAGTGTATGCAAGCTGGTTTGAGTTGATTGATAGTTTTAAAAAAAAGAAATTCATATAAAATTGCTTTTGATCATTGAAATTATAAATTAATTGAAAAATATGATGAAAATAAGATTTCATTATTAATGAATAATGTTGAAATAATTAGAAGTTTAAATAAAATTAAAGCTATAATAATGAATGCAAAAGCATTCATAGAAATTCAAAATGAATTTGAAACATTTAGTAATTACATTTGACAATTTGTAAATAATAAACAAATTGTCAATAATTACGAAACAATAAATCAAGTTCCTGCATATAGTGATTTATCAAATAAAATTAGTTTAGATTTAAAAAAGAGAGGTTTTAAATATACAGGAAAAACTAGAATTTATTCTTTTTTACAAGCTTGTGGAATAATTAATGATCATATTGATAAATGTGATTTTAAAATAAAATAG
- a CDS encoding ThiF family adenylyltransferase — MNKIIFLVGVGGTGGLLAGKLAKFLAQEDKIYLIDGDKVEYKNVVRQPFQIHDIDAFKAESLARKINSISQFKNCYSVNKFLNKEDSLFKIVKSVQEQTNSLVIISCVDNHKTRLLIEKSIQLLKEFLKKMDYSYVGYPKPSDLFYIDSANEDDYGDILINEFRSKIYKLKIEKTDELLLTEDSCENLINDGVIQQFATNDQASNLILRFLFDIEYFKNKKCHIKFDKYNSKIDILKGINK; from the coding sequence ATGAATAAAATAATATTTTTAGTAGGGGTCGGGGGAACTGGTGGATTATTAGCAGGAAAACTTGCAAAATTTTTAGCACAAGAAGATAAAATTTATCTAATTGATGGTGATAAAGTAGAATATAAAAATGTTGTACGTCAACCTTTTCAAATTCATGATATAGATGCTTTTAAAGCTGAAAGTTTGGCAAGAAAGATTAACAGCATAAGTCAATTTAAAAATTGTTATTCAGTCAATAAATTTTTAAATAAAGAAGATTCACTCTTTAAAATAGTAAAGTCAGTTCAAGAACAAACAAATAGTTTAGTAATTATAAGTTGTGTTGATAATCATAAAACAAGACTTTTAATTGAAAAATCTATTCAATTATTAAAAGAATTTTTAAAAAAAATGGATTATTCCTATGTAGGTTATCCTAAACCATCTGATTTATTTTATATTGACTCAGCTAATGAAGATGATTATGGAGATATTTTAATAAATGAGTTCAGAAGTAAAATTTATAAATTAAAAATTGAGAAAACTGATGAGTTATTACTAACAGAAGACTCATGTGAAAACTTAATAAATGATGGAGTCATTCAACAATTTGCTACAAATGATCAAGCAAGTAATTTAATTTTAAGATTTTTATTTGATATTGAATATTTTAAGAATAAAAAATGTCATATTAAGTTTGATAAATATAACTCTAAAATTGATATTTTGAAAGGAATTAACAAATAA
- the hisS gene encoding histidine--tRNA ligase: MIQKPRGTEDLIDLKAKEFFALEMIIRNIVDLFNFNEIKTPIFESSDLFKRGVGEQTDIVSKEMYSFLDKKNRELTLRPEGTAPIVRAVIENKLYINENLPLKFFYFGSMFRYERPQNGRTRQFNQFGVEAFGPKSAEMDNEIICLASTILNTIGIEKYTIHLNYLVNGEERKKYIEDLKKYLATKKLCDDCNRKLNTNPLRILDCKIDSPNFKDVIDMKDYLSSDDKNYFEELIFNLKNIGINPVIDKMLVRGLDYYTGFVFEIKDANNLTLLGGGRYDNLVNQLGEIDLPAVGFGFGLERILLSLSDINASLSQPTYLDVYIIGLSKKAKQFSSILLLMIRTAGLKADFDFMNRSMKSAFKQSEKLNSKNIIIIGDNELKENVVIIKKQETKKEQKVTFEKIVETLMKG; this comes from the coding sequence ATGATTCAAAAACCAAGAGGAACAGAGGATTTAATTGATTTAAAAGCAAAAGAATTTTTTGCATTAGAAATGATTATCAGAAATATTGTTGATTTATTTAATTTTAATGAAATTAAAACTCCAATTTTTGAGAGTTCGGATTTATTTAAAAGAGGAGTTGGAGAACAAACAGATATTGTTTCAAAAGAAATGTATTCTTTTTTAGATAAAAAAAACAGGGAGTTAACCTTACGTCCTGAAGGAACAGCACCAATTGTAAGAGCAGTAATAGAAAATAAATTATATATAAATGAAAATTTACCGTTAAAATTTTTTTATTTTGGTTCAATGTTTAGATATGAAAGACCACAAAATGGAAGAACCAGACAATTTAATCAATTTGGAGTTGAAGCATTTGGTCCAAAATCTGCTGAAATGGATAATGAAATTATTTGTTTAGCATCAACAATTTTAAATACTATTGGAATTGAAAAATATACAATTCACTTAAATTATTTAGTTAATGGAGAAGAAAGAAAAAAATACATTGAAGATTTAAAAAAATATTTAGCAACAAAAAAATTATGTGATGATTGTAATAGAAAATTAAATACAAACCCGTTACGAATTTTGGATTGTAAAATTGATTCACCAAATTTTAAAGATGTAATTGATATGAAAGACTATTTATCAAGCGATGATAAAAATTATTTTGAAGAATTAATTTTCAATTTAAAAAATATAGGAATCAATCCTGTTATTGATAAAATGCTTGTTAGAGGATTGGATTACTATACAGGATTTGTTTTTGAAATAAAAGATGCAAATAATTTAACTTTGTTGGGGGGAGGAAGATATGATAATCTTGTTAACCAATTGGGTGAAATAGATTTACCAGCAGTTGGTTTTGGATTTGGTCTTGAAAGAATTTTACTTTCTTTAAGCGATATAAATGCTTCTCTTTCTCAACCTACATATTTAGATGTATATATAATTGGTTTATCAAAAAAGGCAAAACAATTTTCAAGTATTCTGTTACTAATGATAAGAACAGCAGGTTTAAAAGCAGATTTTGATTTTATGAACAGAAGTATGAAATCTGCTTTTAAACAATCTGAGAAATTAAATTCAAAAAATATAATTATAATTGGAGATAACGAATTAAAAGAAAATGTTGTTATTATTAAAAAACAAGAAACTAAAAAAGAACAAAAAGTAACTTTTGAAAAAATTGTAGAAACTTTAATGAAAGGATAA
- a CDS encoding glycoside hydrolase family 18 protein — MIGVNDTVWGVFTLEDAKELYNYAHSVGLAYLSMWSMNDDRGKDIYSGKPINKSLLTHGLGYLREYDFARAFNGQWDDGVKNPEKSN, encoded by the coding sequence ATGATTGGAGTAAATGATACAGTTTGAGGTGTATTTACACTTGAAGATGCAAAAGAATTATATAACTATGCACATTCTGTAGGTCTTGCTTATTTATCAATGTGATCAATGAACGATGATAGAGGTAAAGATATTTACAGTGGTAAACCAATTAATAAATCATTATTAACTCATGGTTTAGGTTATTTAAGAGAGTATGACTTTGCAAGAGCATTTAATGGTCAATGAGATGATGGAGTTAAAAATCCAGAAAAATCAAATTAA
- a CDS encoding APC family permease — protein sequence MSSRVKSLTKFTIIFMSFVTIFGFRNIVNNQNQFGLLACILFLIGGAIYALPMVFISSELGSVKKLKDQEAGLGSFCVFTLGQKNGFIAAWASYFGNLFFFATLAPFTVIALSFFFYGANGFDKMAEIFSEQGLSENNATRASACILSLCAILIFWGASFVSKKGPKWIGKLTTIGGAASLILGLGFIVIALVFTLPVLGVQSDFNSQQLDPLNDPSMFDGDWWSFISAVPWLIFAYVGIETMCVFIKDTKGGAKTFKVATFIGMIIVIALMVLGSLLLSLTISQNAINKWGISNAYYLVFPKLMGLEIDSTAGKVIIHIVGLVTAFNGLGSLFFWIAGPSKVFFSEIPPKAMGKWIAKTDNNGMPVNALFIQAVIVSIILMIVGATTTGTLGQGSSVFLEKIMQATTSTAIIQMLYLFVGYIKMRIKDNDVERDYIWLKNHRNIVIAISSVTVILLGVAFIFGTIPSPEKWKTDWLNALIDFLFIFGGFIFFMAFGYIIWWINIERPLKKINKSENLEVKTKKVVKENE from the coding sequence ATGTCATCGAGAGTAAAATCGTTAACAAAATTCACGATTATCTTTATGAGTTTTGTTACAATTTTTGGTTTTAGAAACATTGTTAATAATCAAAATCAATTTGGTTTATTAGCGTGTATTTTATTTTTAATTGGGGGAGCAATTTATGCACTACCAATGGTGTTTATTTCTTCTGAATTAGGAAGTGTTAAAAAATTAAAAGATCAGGAAGCTGGTCTTGGTAGTTTTTGTGTATTTACATTAGGGCAAAAAAATGGTTTTATTGCAGCCTGAGCAAGCTATTTTGGAAATTTATTTTTCTTTGCAACTCTTGCACCATTTACTGTAATTGCACTTAGTTTTTTCTTTTATGGTGCAAATGGATTTGATAAAATGGCTGAAATATTTTCAGAACAAGGATTATCTGAAAATAATGCAACAAGAGCGAGTGCTTGTATTTTATCACTTTGTGCAATATTAATATTTTGAGGGGCTTCATTTGTATCAAAAAAAGGTCCAAAATGAATTGGAAAATTAACAACAATTGGGGGAGCTGCTAGTTTAATTTTGGGTTTAGGTTTTATAGTAATTGCATTAGTATTTACTTTACCTGTGCTTGGAGTACAATCTGACTTTAATTCTCAACAATTAGATCCATTAAATGATCCATCAATGTTTGATGGAGATTGATGAAGTTTTATTTCAGCTGTACCTTGATTAATTTTTGCATATGTTGGAATTGAAACAATGTGTGTTTTTATAAAAGATACAAAAGGTGGAGCAAAAACTTTTAAAGTTGCTACATTTATAGGAATGATTATTGTAATAGCGTTAATGGTTTTGGGAAGTTTATTACTAAGTTTAACTATTTCTCAAAATGCTATTAATAAATGAGGAATTTCTAATGCTTATTATTTAGTTTTTCCAAAATTAATGGGTCTTGAAATTGATTCAACAGCAGGAAAAGTGATTATTCATATAGTTGGTTTAGTTACAGCATTTAATGGATTAGGTTCATTATTCTTTTGAATAGCTGGACCTTCAAAAGTATTTTTTTCAGAAATACCCCCAAAAGCAATGGGAAAATGAATTGCAAAAACAGATAATAATGGTATGCCAGTAAATGCTTTATTTATACAAGCAGTTATTGTTTCAATTATTTTAATGATTGTTGGTGCAACAACAACAGGAACTCTTGGTCAAGGATCAAGTGTATTTTTAGAAAAAATAATGCAAGCAACAACTTCAACAGCAATTATTCAAATGCTATATTTATTTGTTGGTTATATTAAAATGAGAATAAAAGATAATGATGTTGAAAGAGATTATATTTGATTAAAAAATCATAGGAATATAGTTATAGCTATTTCTTCGGTTACTGTCATTTTACTTGGTGTTGCATTTATTTTTGGAACCATTCCAAGTCCAGAAAAATGAAAAACTGATTGATTAAATGCTTTAATTGATTTCTTATTTATATTTGGTGGGTTTATCTTCTTTATGGCTTTTGGATATATTATTTGATGAATTAACATTGAAAGACCATTGAAAAAAATAAATAAATCAGAAAATTTAGAAGTAAAAACTAAAAAAGTAGTAAAAGAAAATGAATAG
- a CDS encoding ATP-binding protein, protein MTKSNVNIDHDLEYKNFEKLYPYFINKNLSNLKIKGIYIYGISGVGKTMFLNKLKKISTKSIEWINMVDWIKSHQQAWGNLGYEGIHVISANRAAIKEILFIDDLGAEFFHPSTMHYIYELFEKRFSYKKQVPNIITIFTSNYSLLQLEQKYTKQLGKTDTERIISRIKSLVDCEILFEGIDKRSTSTINTKFINEIEF, encoded by the coding sequence ATGACTAAAAGTAATGTTAATATTGATCATGATTTAGAATATAAAAATTTTGAAAAATTGTATCCATATTTTATAAATAAAAACCTAAGCAATTTAAAAATTAAAGGTATTTATATTTATGGAATTTCAGGAGTTGGAAAGACTATGTTTTTGAATAAACTAAAAAAAATTTCAACAAAATCAATTGAATGAATAAATATGGTTGATTGGATTAAATCTCATCAACAAGCTTGAGGAAATTTAGGTTATGAAGGAATTCATGTGATTTCAGCAAATAGAGCTGCAATAAAAGAAATTTTATTTATAGATGATTTAGGAGCAGAATTTTTTCATCCATCAACAATGCATTATATTTATGAATTATTTGAAAAAAGATTTTCATATAAAAAACAAGTTCCAAATATAATTACTATTTTTACTTCAAATTATTCGCTATTACAATTAGAACAAAAATATACTAAACAACTTGGTAAAACAGACACAGAACGAATTATTTCAAGAATTAAAAGTTTAGTTGATTGTGAAATATTGTTTGAAGGAATAGATAAAAGATCAACTTCGACTATTAATACTAAATTTATTAATGAGATAGAATTTTAA
- a CDS encoding single-stranded DNA-binding protein produces the protein MNSVNLIGRITKDPELRKSSGGKDYVAFTVAVNEFSGGNQFTQFVPCFAWEKTAENMAKYVKKGAQIAVEGNLNVRQDNNNGQFSTVISVRANRIQFLASRHNDENQPHDYELVEEDTWTNDDSILWED, from the coding sequence ATGAATTCAGTAAATTTAATAGGAAGAATAACAAAAGATCCTGAACTAAGAAAATCTTCAGGAGGTAAAGACTATGTAGCCTTTACTGTTGCAGTAAATGAATTTTCAGGAGGGAATCAATTTACACAATTTGTTCCATGTTTTGCTTGGGAAAAAACAGCAGAAAATATGGCAAAATATGTAAAAAAAGGTGCACAAATTGCAGTTGAAGGAAATTTAAATGTTAGACAAGATAACAACAATGGACAATTTTCTACAGTTATTTCTGTTAGAGCGAATAGAATCCAATTTTTAGCATCAAGACATAATGATGAGAATCAACCACATGATTATGAATTAGTTGAAGAAGATACTTGAACTAATGATGATTCTATTTTATGAGAGGACTAA
- a CDS encoding ParB/RepB/Spo0J family partition protein, which translates to MFKTELIEIARIQPNPSQPRKTINRDSIIELANSILKVGLLQPIIVNINTKNEVSLIAGQRRLEAYKYLNKKHIECILVPGDASQKDFKQASIIENVQREEMTNYDTALPLKELRNDGMNLEEISSQLGKSISWVSKMLSVLELNNDVQQQVIDGSLDISKAVIIASQHDLSDQEKTILANDVVENKITKKTLEDKVKKIKNYIDPEIIQMQNHIQQKLGTKIEIKEKKLIMHYLGIEDLNKILEVLNLNYKD; encoded by the coding sequence ATGTTTAAAACAGAATTAATTGAAATTGCTAGAATACAACCTAATCCTTCTCAACCAAGAAAAACAATTAATAGAGATTCGATTATTGAATTAGCAAATTCTATTTTAAAAGTAGGTTTACTTCAACCAATTATAGTTAATATTAATACCAAAAATGAGGTAAGTTTAATTGCTGGGCAAAGAAGGTTAGAAGCTTATAAATATTTAAATAAAAAACATATTGAATGTATTTTAGTTCCAGGAGATGCCAGTCAGAAAGATTTTAAACAAGCATCCATAATAGAAAACGTTCAAAGAGAAGAAATGACTAATTATGATACTGCATTACCCTTAAAAGAACTTAGAAATGACGGTATGAATTTAGAAGAAATTTCAAGTCAATTGGGTAAATCAATAAGTTGAGTTTCAAAAATGTTATCGGTTTTAGAATTAAATAATGATGTTCAACAACAAGTTATAGATGGTAGTTTAGACATTTCAAAAGCAGTAATTATAGCTAGTCAACATGATTTATCCGATCAAGAAAAAACAATTTTAGCTAATGATGTAGTAGAAAATAAAATTACTAAAAAAACATTGGAAGATAAGGTTAAAAAAATCAAAAATTATATAGACCCTGAAATTATTCAAATGCAAAATCATATTCAACAGAAATTAGGAACTAAAATTGAAATTAAAGAAAAAAAACTAATAATGCATTATTTAGGAATTGAAGATTTGAACAAAATTCTTGAAGTTTTAAATTTGAATTATAAGGATTAG
- a CDS encoding type IA DNA topoisomerase, giving the protein MTKLVILESPGKIKKVNQFLNEIDKNNNYIVKASVGHVRELSQENEYNMGLKLNSMEPIFKVSLDKKTIVNQLIEYSKKAEQIIIATDPDREGEAIAWHLYQLLKPYNQNFKRMKLNAITKECVQKEILNLGSIDQNYVKSALTRQIIDRIVGFRISPVLQKTIGAASAGRVQSAVLRILCDRQNEIDNFSKKQYFYLQDEVIDQLIFKNCIYNEHNKLVINKIYDKSKILELKNNLDIKFLIQDIKETKFEENHYKPFSTADMLKASKSKLKLKANVTTNIAQSLYEKGLITYIRTDSNNLDKETKNSLINFIISYYGENKLGKLIKTQIKETDQEGHPAITPTHFEWLPGEIEKYCTESLSKNEKLLYWLIWQNTINSIYQKPSGIRKEIFLENRKNLFYTTIKSYNVLGYYEIDESLNVEENIKFNYSKNSFINVNNIKIVEDYDKPPSKLNEITLIEQLQKLEIGRPSTYKNAIEINVLRGYVDVEKNKSESMTVNDLGLKVNDFLVKNFIDVINLDFTKNMEKDLDLIATGQISDFKGYLKTFYTKLDKITSDYNYDGMKCLKCNKGYMIERSYIDKKTKNTRKFLGCSNYPECKNAEF; this is encoded by the coding sequence ATGACTAAACTAGTTATATTGGAATCGCCAGGAAAAATTAAAAAAGTAAATCAATTTTTAAATGAAATTGATAAAAACAATAATTATATTGTAAAGGCTTCTGTAGGACACGTTAGAGAACTATCACAAGAGAATGAATACAATATGGGATTAAAACTTAACTCAATGGAACCTATTTTTAAAGTTTCTCTTGATAAAAAAACTATTGTAAATCAATTGATTGAATACTCTAAAAAAGCAGAACAAATAATAATTGCTACAGATCCTGATAGAGAAGGAGAGGCAATCGCTTGACATTTATATCAATTATTAAAACCATATAATCAAAATTTTAAAAGAATGAAACTTAATGCAATTACAAAAGAATGTGTACAAAAAGAAATTTTAAATTTGGGATCTATTGATCAAAACTATGTTAAAAGTGCATTAACAAGACAAATCATTGATAGAATAGTTGGCTTTAGAATTTCTCCTGTTTTGCAAAAAACTATTGGGGCAGCAAGTGCTGGTAGAGTTCAAAGTGCTGTTTTAAGAATTTTATGTGATAGACAAAATGAAATTGATAATTTTAGTAAAAAACAATATTTTTATTTGCAAGATGAAGTAATTGATCAATTAATATTTAAGAATTGCATTTATAATGAACATAATAAATTAGTTATTAATAAAATATATGATAAATCAAAGATATTAGAACTAAAAAATAATTTAGATATTAAATTTTTAATCCAAGATATAAAAGAAACTAAATTTGAAGAAAATCATTATAAACCTTTTTCAACAGCTGACATGTTAAAAGCTTCAAAATCTAAATTAAAGTTAAAAGCAAATGTAACAACGAATATAGCTCAGAGTTTGTATGAAAAGGGATTAATTACGTATATTAGAACAGATTCAAATAATTTGGATAAAGAAACAAAAAATAGTTTAATTAATTTTATAATTTCCTATTATGGAGAAAATAAATTAGGAAAATTAATTAAAACTCAGATAAAGGAAACCGATCAAGAAGGACATCCAGCAATTACTCCAACTCATTTTGAATGATTGCCAGGAGAAATTGAAAAATATTGTACTGAATCATTATCTAAAAATGAAAAGTTGTTATATTGATTAATATGGCAAAATACAATTAATTCAATTTATCAAAAACCATCTGGAATAAGAAAAGAAATATTTTTAGAAAATAGGAAAAATTTATTTTATACTACAATTAAAAGCTATAATGTTCTTGGATATTATGAAATTGATGAATCATTAAACGTGGAAGAAAATATTAAATTTAATTATTCAAAGAATAGTTTTATTAATGTAAATAATATAAAAATCGTTGAAGATTATGATAAACCACCAAGTAAATTAAATGAGATAACTTTGATTGAACAATTACAAAAACTAGAAATTGGCAGACCAAGTACATATAAAAATGCTATTGAAATAAATGTCTTAAGAGGTTATGTTGATGTAGAAAAAAATAAATCAGAATCAATGACTGTAAATGATTTAGGATTAAAGGTTAATGATTTTTTAGTAAAAAACTTTATTGATGTAATAAATTTAGACTTTACAAAAAATATGGAAAAGGATCTAGATTTAATTGCAACAGGCCAAATAAGTGATTTTAAGGGCTATTTAAAAACGTTTTATACTAAATTAGATAAAATAACTTCGGATTATAATTATGATGGAATGAAGTGCTTAAAATGTAATAAAGGCTATATGATTGAACGTTCGTATATAGATAAAAAAACTAAGAATACAAGAAAATTTTTAGGATGTAGTAATTATCCTGAGTGTAAAAATGCAGAATTTTAA